Proteins from a single region of Leptolyngbya sp. CCY15150:
- a CDS encoding ABC transporter permease: protein MTHPQPVELHGGLANQRLSGFSVQEFIAKTLVAAELDIRKLRHDPFQLLMRAVQPVMWLIIFGQVFTEVRGISTGDLPYLDFMTPGILAQSVLFLSVFTGLLVIWEKDLGILHKLMVSPAPKSALVLGKAIGVGVRCLSQVIVIYGVSILLGVNLNWHPVALLGVASIVMLGAASFSTLSLMVACWAQTHERVVGAGQLMTMPLFFASNAIYPISIMPPWLQMLSRINPLTYMVDALRSLMLVSQVAEYGLWLDFAILIGLTAILTAACGRLYPRLVQ from the coding sequence ATGACACATCCGCAACCCGTCGAACTGCACGGCGGCTTAGCTAATCAACGGCTGTCTGGCTTTAGCGTCCAGGAATTTATCGCTAAGACGTTAGTGGCAGCGGAGCTAGATATTCGCAAACTGCGCCATGATCCATTCCAGTTGCTGATGCGGGCGGTGCAGCCTGTTATGTGGCTGATTATTTTTGGGCAGGTGTTTACCGAAGTGCGCGGCATTTCAACTGGCGATCTACCTTATCTAGACTTTATGACGCCGGGTATTTTGGCCCAGAGTGTTTTATTTCTATCGGTTTTTACCGGCCTGTTAGTAATCTGGGAAAAAGATCTGGGGATTTTACATAAGCTGATGGTCAGTCCGGCCCCGAAGTCGGCCTTGGTGTTGGGGAAGGCGATCGGGGTGGGGGTGCGGTGTCTCTCTCAGGTGATTGTTATCTATGGGGTATCGATACTGTTGGGGGTGAATCTTAACTGGCATCCCGTTGCCTTACTCGGCGTGGCGAGCATTGTCATGCTGGGTGCGGCTTCCTTTTCGACGTTGTCGCTGATGGTGGCCTGCTGGGCCCAAACCCATGAACGGGTGGTGGGAGCTGGGCAATTGATGACCATGCCGCTGTTTTTTGCCAGCAATGCCATTTATCCGATCTCGATTATGCCGCCGTGGCTACAGATGCTGTCGCGGATTAACCCGCTGACCTATATGGTCGATGCCCTGCGTAGCTTGATGCTGGTGTCTCAGGTGGCGGAGTATGGGCTATGGCTCGATTTTGCCATCTTGATCGGACTCACCGCCATCCTCACAGCGGCCTGCGGTCGGCTCTATCCTCGCTTGGTACAGTAG
- a CDS encoding isopenicillin N synthase family oxygenase, translating to MTLTSTATIPVIDFGPFLQGEESDRDRVAQEIYQACSTIGFMYLRNHGIPVELLQQLLAQAQAFFQLPLDLKETVARSPDTNCGYIAVQTERLDPGQPWDLKEAFNMGLEVVWPPEPVTFQPVVSDFYRCCTEQVAPNVLRAFAMALDLPHHYFDDKHGRNYFLRMLHYPPVDQQPQPGQLRAGAHTDYGSITLLLQDDIGGLEVQTRDGQWVAAPPIPGTVVVNVGDAMQRWTNDRLSSTRHRVAVPTGDDAGRSRYSVALFCDPNPEVVIDCLPQCITGDRPRRYPPILMRDHLLSKLTATY from the coding sequence ATGACCCTGACCTCAACAGCTACGATTCCTGTGATTGACTTTGGCCCCTTTCTCCAAGGCGAGGAGAGCGATCGCGATCGCGTTGCCCAGGAGATTTACCAAGCCTGTTCCACCATCGGCTTCATGTATCTACGCAATCACGGCATTCCCGTCGAACTCCTCCAGCAGTTATTAGCCCAAGCCCAAGCCTTTTTTCAGCTTCCCCTAGACCTCAAGGAAACCGTGGCGCGATCGCCCGACACCAACTGCGGCTACATTGCTGTGCAAACCGAGCGCCTGGATCCAGGTCAGCCTTGGGATCTCAAAGAGGCCTTTAATATGGGTCTAGAGGTCGTCTGGCCCCCGGAGCCGGTGACCTTTCAGCCTGTGGTCTCAGACTTTTATCGCTGCTGCACCGAACAGGTGGCCCCCAATGTGCTGCGAGCCTTTGCCATGGCTCTAGACCTGCCCCACCACTACTTTGACGACAAGCACGGTCGCAACTATTTTCTGCGCATGTTGCACTACCCGCCGGTGGATCAACAGCCCCAGCCTGGACAACTGCGCGCCGGAGCCCACACAGACTACGGCAGCATTACCCTACTGCTGCAGGATGACATCGGCGGTCTAGAAGTGCAAACCCGTGATGGGCAATGGGTTGCCGCGCCACCGATTCCCGGCACCGTGGTGGTGAATGTGGGCGATGCCATGCAGCGCTGGACGAATGATCGGCTCAGCTCCACTCGCCATCGGGTAGCCGTTCCCACAGGCGACGATGCCGGGCGATCGCGCTACTCGGTGGCCCTGTTTTGTGATCCTAACCCTGAGGTTGTGATCGACTGCCTACCCCAATGCATCACCGGCGATCGCCCCCGCCGCTATCCGCCGATTTTGATGCGTGATCATCTGCTCAGTAAACTCACTGCCACCTATTGA
- a CDS encoding WD40 repeat domain-containing protein: MTFPALLLTLPLLAGPSLPPQTPQPAAPLLAIFAMDEDPSGDIIWHPSNTLITHSPNGPIRLWDPDGTAIAQLDVAPDAQIVWNAGSDRLLIYDPTQLQIWDLQHRQPTIVEPSSPITTVALSPIDEAIALGHADGTTHLLDITGSTIAQLSGPDRPVQQLVFSANGQAIATLHSDGTTQLWDSTGTLIIALERPQFLVPHLHISDLALNPTGSAIATRSRSPVVKLWDTTGTQIATLDGHQDWIIDMVPSPSGDAIATYATFDPAVQLWTMTGQAIATLEHPSWIDHIHFSPDGRAIATLDGIGTAHLWQVDGTPIASSDGTEVDHLAFSPQGHLLALSQDNGTVLIWDRAGNPIAQLEGHQGSPAVAFAPSGEAIATLDDTQTLRLWTVDGRLLSASPGV, translated from the coding sequence ATGACCTTTCCCGCCCTCCTACTCACCCTGCCCCTCCTCGCCGGCCCTAGCCTTCCCCCCCAAACCCCGCAGCCAGCCGCACCGCTCCTAGCCATTTTTGCGATGGACGAAGACCCCAGCGGCGACATCATCTGGCATCCCAGCAATACCCTGATCACCCATTCCCCCAACGGCCCCATCCGCCTATGGGATCCCGACGGCACCGCCATCGCCCAGCTCGACGTTGCCCCCGACGCCCAGATAGTCTGGAATGCGGGCAGCGATCGCCTGCTCATCTACGACCCCACCCAGCTCCAGATCTGGGATCTCCAACACCGCCAGCCAACCATCGTAGAACCTTCCAGTCCCATTACAACCGTTGCCCTCAGCCCCATAGACGAAGCGATCGCCCTGGGCCATGCCGACGGCACCACCCACCTACTCGACATCACCGGCAGCACCATCGCCCAGCTCAGCGGCCCCGATCGCCCCGTCCAGCAACTGGTCTTTAGCGCCAACGGTCAAGCGATCGCCACCCTGCACAGCGACGGCACCACCCAACTCTGGGACAGCACCGGCACCCTGATCATCGCCCTAGAACGTCCCCAGTTCCTCGTGCCCCACCTGCACATCTCCGACCTAGCCCTGAATCCAACCGGAAGCGCGATCGCCACCCGCAGCCGTTCCCCAGTCGTCAAACTTTGGGACACCACCGGCACCCAGATCGCCACCCTAGACGGCCATCAAGACTGGATTATAGACATGGTTCCTAGTCCCAGCGGAGACGCGATCGCCACCTATGCCACCTTCGACCCCGCCGTCCAACTGTGGACGATGACAGGCCAGGCCATCGCCACCCTAGAGCACCCATCTTGGATTGATCACATCCACTTCAGCCCCGATGGCCGCGCGATCGCCACCCTAGACGGCATCGGCACCGCCCACCTGTGGCAGGTAGACGGCACCCCCATTGCCAGCTCAGATGGCACCGAGGTAGACCACCTGGCCTTCAGCCCCCAGGGTCACCTACTCGCGCTCAGCCAAGATAATGGCACAGTCCTGATCTGGGATCGGGCAGGGAATCCCATCGCGCAGTTAGAAGGCCATCAGGGTAGCCCGGCCGTTGCCTTTGCCCCCAGCGGAGAAGCGATCGCTACCCTAGACGACACCCAAACCCTACGCCTCTGGACAGTTGATGGTCGGTTGCTGTCCGCTAGCCCTGGAGTTTAG
- a CDS encoding ATP-binding protein: MMLNIRDFYQRVNPSQTLDVSKAADRTLYIDFSSVRGGEIIADLRDTITFYASDDPTCVLFTGHIGCGKSTELLRLKQELESDGFHVVYFDSNEDLDMADVDIGDVLLAIARRVGESIDSLKLEQPRTFRDLLQKATRLMNTEVELSAELGVAIPMVGEVGFNLDDGLSLATGIGKITAKAKNDSLLRDRLNQFLGPQKTRLLEAINRELLEPAIAQLKQKGQQGLVVIVDSLEKLINSPKPYGRPQQEYLYIDQSECLRGLRCHTIYTMPLALKFSSEYGHLTQRYPDDPRVLPMVPVQREDGSAFEAGMVLLRQMVLARAFPELPEGDRLAHLNLVFDEPESLDRLCQASGGHVRDLLRLLSAWIMKSRRQLPLNRATLEQVIRERCNEMSLQISDEEWDLLRQVSDRKRVSGDEGYKTLIHSRLVFEYRDQGISWFDVNPILLGVKDLSP, translated from the coding sequence ATGATGCTCAATATCCGTGATTTCTACCAGCGTGTGAACCCGAGCCAAACTCTGGATGTGTCCAAAGCGGCGGATCGGACGCTCTACATTGATTTTTCATCAGTACGCGGGGGTGAAATTATCGCGGATCTGCGGGACACGATTACTTTTTATGCCTCGGATGATCCCACCTGCGTATTATTCACCGGGCATATTGGCTGCGGTAAATCGACAGAACTGCTGCGGCTGAAGCAGGAACTGGAATCGGATGGCTTCCACGTCGTCTATTTTGACTCCAACGAAGATTTGGATATGGCGGATGTGGATATTGGGGATGTGCTGCTGGCGATCGCCCGTCGGGTGGGGGAAAGTATTGATTCCCTGAAGCTAGAGCAGCCGCGTACCTTCCGGGATCTGCTGCAAAAGGCGACGCGCCTGATGAATACGGAGGTGGAACTGTCAGCGGAACTGGGAGTGGCGATCCCTATGGTAGGAGAAGTGGGCTTTAACCTCGACGATGGTCTCTCGTTGGCAACGGGCATTGGTAAAATTACGGCTAAGGCCAAGAATGATTCGCTGTTGCGCGATCGCCTTAACCAATTTCTCGGGCCCCAAAAGACGCGGTTGTTGGAGGCGATTAACCGGGAGCTGCTGGAACCGGCGATCGCTCAACTGAAGCAAAAGGGGCAGCAGGGGCTGGTGGTGATTGTGGATAGTCTAGAAAAGCTGATCAATTCTCCCAAGCCCTACGGCCGGCCGCAGCAAGAATATTTGTACATTGACCAAAGCGAATGTTTGCGCGGGCTGCGCTGCCATACGATTTACACCATGCCCCTAGCGCTCAAATTTTCCAGCGAGTATGGGCATCTCACCCAACGTTATCCCGATGATCCACGGGTGTTGCCCATGGTGCCGGTGCAGCGGGAAGACGGCAGTGCCTTTGAGGCAGGCATGGTGCTTTTGCGTCAGATGGTGTTAGCGCGGGCTTTTCCGGAGCTGCCGGAGGGCGATCGCCTGGCGCACCTCAATCTGGTGTTTGATGAACCGGAAAGTCTGGATCGCCTCTGCCAGGCCAGCGGCGGGCATGTGCGCGATTTGCTGCGGCTGCTCAGCGCTTGGATTATGAAAAGCCGCCGTCAACTGCCCCTGAATCGCGCCACCCTAGAGCAGGTGATTCGCGAACGCTGCAATGAAATGAGCCTACAGATCTCAGACGAAGAATGGGACTTACTGCGTCAGGTGAGCGATCGCAAGCGAGTGAGCGGCGATGAGGGTTACAAAACATTAATCCACAGTCGGCTGGTGTTTGAGTATCGAGATCAGGGCATATCCTGGTTTGATGTGAATCCTATTCTGCTCGGTGTAAAGGATCTCTCCCCATGA
- the cynS gene encoding cyanase, with the protein MATVNLPEITKKLLAAKDAVSVTFAELEQKLGRDEVWIASVIYRQASASEEEATQLLAALGLGAELASELTACPLKGLGPVVPTDPLIYRLYEIMQVYGMPIKDVVHEKFGDGIMSAIDFTLDVEKEEDPKGDRVKIIMNGKFLPYKKW; encoded by the coding sequence ATGGCTACTGTAAATCTGCCTGAAATTACGAAGAAATTACTTGCAGCTAAGGATGCTGTTAGCGTTACCTTTGCAGAGTTAGAGCAAAAGCTAGGGCGTGATGAAGTCTGGATTGCATCGGTTATCTATCGTCAGGCTAGCGCATCTGAGGAGGAAGCCACCCAACTACTAGCGGCTCTGGGCCTAGGTGCAGAATTAGCATCAGAATTAACCGCCTGCCCCTTGAAAGGCTTAGGGCCAGTTGTCCCCACCGATCCCCTGATCTATCGGCTCTACGAAATTATGCAAGTCTATGGAATGCCGATTAAAGATGTGGTGCATGAGAAATTTGGGGACGGCATTATGAGCGCCATTGACTTCACCCTAGATGTGGAAAAAGAAGAGGATCCCAAAGGCGATCGCGTCAAGATCATCATGAATGGTAAGTTCTTGCCCTATAAGAAGTGGTAA
- a CDS encoding type I secretion C-terminal target domain-containing protein yields the protein MPTTFIVTRAADTTTAGSLRNAIARARSGDTIRFSSRLANQTITLRNTLTIAAGKNITIDGSDARGLTISGNRAHRIFLVQSNHVTPTQVTFQRLNLTNGFTRDRGGAISTEHQASVVVRNVSFSGNKAQKGGGAIFSAYEGNLTVNNSKFRANIGTGANDERGAGAIAFWGPNRFTVRNSDFINNQGINGGAINSLNGNLTVENSRFIGNDTTAGRYDTGNANPFLRGYGGAIYTDRASAANSAGGTIRLTGNVFENNKGRGEGGAAYLYSGQNDRVIVESSVFKGNRVLNLPGGGDGNGGALVHITNGPNKGFTLRNTSFLNNIASNQGGGAWIMDAPTTIANVTFSQNRTLGDDFSKNGGALLLRNAPTTIVGSTFTRNRAGWVGGAITGGDNASIRNTIFHYNTADNGPNSWNIQQHSSSNLRDRGGNYQWPPEQNSSENVSSSVNLVDPKLGRLQQDANGIYYYPLLRTSPAIGSGAGPTGRSLGFVQDSESGQESDRTALHSTADQSLVGTNGSDRLVGGKGNDVLRGRSGNDVLIGGSGDDRLVGGDGNDRLIGGPGRDVMSGGSGRNTFIYRAPMDRGDRITDFDASQDVMDLSKLVSGDSFRSNTPFADYVELVQSGSRTVVKVDMNGDIGSPRFQRLAVLDNINAGDLQASNFIL from the coding sequence ATGCCAACAACCTTTATCGTCACCAGAGCCGCAGATACCACCACGGCTGGATCTCTACGCAACGCGATCGCCAGGGCTAGATCTGGCGACACCATTCGGTTTTCCTCAAGACTCGCCAATCAAACCATCACCCTGCGCAATACCCTCACCATTGCCGCTGGTAAAAACATCACCATCGACGGCAGTGACGCCCGAGGCTTGACGATTAGCGGCAATCGGGCACACCGCATCTTTTTGGTGCAGTCCAATCACGTAACGCCAACCCAGGTGACCTTTCAACGGTTGAACCTAACCAATGGCTTTACCCGCGATCGCGGTGGAGCGATTAGTACAGAACACCAAGCCTCCGTCGTCGTACGCAACGTATCCTTTAGCGGCAACAAAGCCCAGAAAGGCGGCGGCGCAATTTTCAGCGCCTATGAAGGCAATCTCACGGTCAATAACAGCAAATTCCGGGCCAATATCGGCACGGGCGCTAATGATGAGCGTGGTGCAGGAGCGATCGCCTTCTGGGGCCCGAATCGATTCACGGTTCGTAACAGCGACTTCATCAATAACCAAGGCATCAACGGCGGTGCCATCAACAGCCTGAATGGCAATCTCACGGTTGAAAACTCTCGCTTCATCGGCAACGACACCACCGCCGGCCGCTACGATACCGGTAACGCCAACCCATTCCTGCGTGGCTACGGTGGTGCAATCTACACCGATCGCGCCAGTGCAGCCAATAGCGCCGGTGGCACTATCCGTCTGACGGGTAATGTATTTGAAAATAATAAAGGACGTGGAGAAGGGGGAGCCGCCTATCTCTACAGCGGACAGAACGATCGCGTCATTGTAGAGTCATCTGTCTTCAAAGGCAACAGGGTCTTAAACTTACCTGGAGGCGGTGACGGCAACGGCGGCGCATTGGTGCATATCACCAACGGCCCCAATAAAGGTTTTACCCTACGCAACACCTCTTTCCTCAACAATATAGCCAGCAACCAAGGCGGCGGTGCATGGATCATGGATGCCCCTACCACCATCGCCAACGTCACCTTCTCGCAGAATCGCACCCTAGGTGATGATTTCAGTAAAAATGGGGGAGCGCTGTTACTGCGCAATGCCCCAACAACGATCGTGGGCAGTACCTTTACCCGTAACCGTGCGGGCTGGGTGGGTGGTGCCATCACCGGCGGCGATAATGCGTCGATCCGAAACACCATTTTCCATTACAACACCGCTGATAATGGCCCAAATTCCTGGAATATTCAGCAGCATAGCAGCAGCAATCTCCGCGATCGCGGCGGTAATTATCAATGGCCACCGGAGCAAAACAGCAGCGAGAACGTATCTAGTAGCGTTAACTTAGTCGATCCCAAGTTAGGTAGACTTCAGCAAGATGCCAATGGCATTTATTACTACCCGCTACTGCGCACGAGTCCTGCTATCGGCAGCGGTGCGGGCCCCACGGGTCGCAGTCTCGGCTTCGTGCAAGACAGCGAATCAGGACAAGAGAGCGATCGCACCGCCCTGCACAGCACCGCAGACCAGAGCTTAGTCGGCACTAATGGCAGCGATCGCCTTGTGGGCGGCAAAGGGAATGATGTCCTTCGAGGGCGATCGGGCAATGACGTTCTGATTGGCGGCTCCGGCGATGATCGGCTGGTCGGGGGTGACGGCAATGATCGTCTGATCGGCGGCCCCGGCCGCGATGTGATGTCGGGTGGTTCAGGTCGCAATACCTTTATCTACCGAGCACCTATGGATAGGGGCGATCGCATCACGGATTTTGATGCCAGCCAAGATGTCATGGATCTCTCGAAGCTGGTGAGCGGTGACTCGTTCCGCAGCAACACTCCCTTTGCTGACTATGTGGAACTGGTGCAGTCTGGATCAAGAACGGTGGTCAAGGTTGACATGAATGGAGACATTGGTTCACCTCGCTTCCAACGGCTAGCCGTGCTGGATAACATCAATGCCGGTGACCTACAGGCATCTAATTTTATCCTGTAG
- a CDS encoding MarR family transcriptional regulator — MPTQTMTPDQCAVDVLTVIPVVTRWLRAEMRHQGQPHLSLSQLRVLHFLHRRPQSSLSELADYLDVTRPTMSVMVDRLVQRGWVHRQDDVRERRRIALTLTEAGTAQLEQVYGATLTQISQRLQSLSTDQCQQVVAGLSVLSSVFAES, encoded by the coding sequence ATGCCCACCCAAACCATGACCCCAGACCAATGTGCCGTAGACGTGCTCACCGTCATACCGGTGGTTACGCGATGGTTGCGGGCCGAGATGCGGCATCAGGGGCAGCCCCATCTGTCCCTCTCCCAACTGCGGGTGCTCCACTTTCTCCACCGCCGTCCCCAGTCCTCCCTATCGGAACTAGCAGACTACCTAGACGTGACCCGGCCCACCATGTCGGTGATGGTCGATCGCCTGGTGCAGCGGGGCTGGGTGCATCGCCAAGACGACGTCCGGGAGCGTCGGCGCATTGCCCTGACGCTGACGGAGGCCGGCACCGCCCAGCTTGAGCAGGTCTATGGCGCAACCCTCACCCAGATCTCCCAGCGCCTCCAGTCTCTCTCCACCGATCAATGTCAGCAGGTGGTGGCGGGGCTATCGGTTTTGTCCAGCGTGTTTGCAGAATCCTAG
- a CDS encoding ABC transporter ATP-binding protein — protein MTSSYASSIKPADMSASAPLSIQGVSKIYHGKRDWFSRMTRKATLDYTALEDINLDIEANTFVSIIGPSGCGKSTLLNIIAGLSQPTTGAVLIDGVPITGPGPDRGVVFQNYALMPWMTVMDNIRFAIETVNPKLSAARQKAIAHDYIELVGLVGAEDRHPHELSGGMKQRVGIARALAIDPQILLMDEPFGALDALTRGFLQDEVERIWEQQRKTVILITHSIEEALLLSDKIVMMTRGPEAKIAKILDVPFPRPRHRESLDQQPAYHDIKAEMELHLSQETRAVEESRIRRRAIA, from the coding sequence ATGACCTCTTCCTACGCTTCTTCTATTAAACCTGCTGACATGTCTGCCAGTGCTCCTCTCTCAATTCAAGGCGTTTCCAAGATTTATCATGGTAAGCGCGACTGGTTTAGCCGCATGACGCGCAAGGCTACGTTAGACTACACAGCCCTAGAAGATATCAATCTAGATATTGAAGCCAATACGTTTGTATCGATTATTGGCCCCTCGGGTTGTGGTAAGTCTACCTTGCTGAACATCATTGCTGGTTTATCTCAACCAACAACGGGAGCCGTTTTGATTGACGGTGTTCCCATTACCGGCCCGGGCCCCGATCGCGGCGTTGTCTTTCAAAACTATGCCTTGATGCCTTGGATGACGGTAATGGATAATATCCGTTTCGCCATTGAAACGGTCAATCCTAAACTATCTGCTGCTCGTCAAAAGGCGATCGCTCACGACTATATTGAACTTGTGGGTCTAGTAGGGGCAGAAGACCGCCATCCCCATGAGCTATCCGGCGGCATGAAGCAACGGGTAGGTATTGCCCGGGCCTTAGCCATCGATCCACAAATTTTGCTGATGGATGAACCCTTTGGAGCTCTGGACGCTCTAACGCGGGGATTTTTGCAAGATGAAGTGGAACGTATCTGGGAACAGCAGAGAAAAACGGTGATCCTGATTACCCATAGTATTGAGGAAGCCCTGTTGCTTTCCGACAAAATTGTCATGATGACGCGGGGGCCTGAGGCAAAGATTGCCAAAATTTTGGATGTGCCGTTTCCCCGTCCCCGCCATCGCGAGTCGCTCGATCAGCAACCCGCCTACCATGACATCAAAGCAGAGATGGAACTTCATCTGTCTCAAGAAACCCGAGCTGTTGAAGAATCTCGGATTCGTAGGAGAGCGATCGCTTGA
- a CDS encoding ATP-binding cassette domain-containing protein, protein MSIVAIHELTKQFGSHRAVDQLSLSVEPGEIFGLLGPNGAGKSTLVKVLTTLLSPTSGQALVAGYDIRRQTVAVQRTIGYVPQSLSVDGTLTGYENMLIISKLYGVPRRQRLERIRLALHYVGLDSVAHRLVNTYSGGMIRRLEIAQATLHHPAILFLDEPTVGLDPVARKSMWDLILQLRHDHNTTVFLTTHFMDEADELCDRLAILYHGQQVAIGTPAQLKASVPMPNATLDDVFIHYTQDHCTTDEESSYHDTSATRRTARRLS, encoded by the coding sequence ATGTCGATTGTGGCCATCCACGAATTAACCAAACAGTTTGGCTCCCACCGGGCGGTGGATCAGTTGAGCCTATCCGTTGAACCGGGAGAAATTTTCGGACTGCTGGGCCCCAACGGGGCCGGGAAAAGTACTCTGGTCAAGGTGTTAACCACCCTGCTATCTCCCACCTCCGGCCAGGCTTTGGTAGCAGGCTATGATATCCGTCGCCAAACCGTGGCCGTGCAGCGCACCATTGGCTATGTGCCCCAATCCTTATCCGTGGATGGTACTCTGACGGGCTACGAAAATATGCTGATTATCTCCAAGCTCTACGGCGTGCCCCGGCGGCAGCGACTGGAGCGGATTCGTCTGGCACTGCACTATGTTGGTCTCGATAGCGTCGCCCATCGGTTGGTCAATACCTATTCTGGCGGTATGATCCGACGGCTGGAAATTGCCCAGGCTACCCTACACCATCCAGCGATCTTATTTTTAGATGAACCCACGGTCGGTCTAGATCCGGTGGCTCGGAAATCCATGTGGGATCTGATTCTTCAGTTGCGCCACGATCACAACACCACGGTTTTTCTCACCACCCATTTTATGGACGAGGCCGATGAACTCTGCGATCGCCTCGCCATTCTGTACCACGGGCAGCAGGTGGCGATCGGCACTCCGGCTCAGCTTAAGGCCAGCGTACCCATGCCCAACGCTACTTTAGATGACGTTTTTATCCACTACACCCAAGACCACTGTACTACTGACGAGGAGAGCAGCTACCATGACACATCCGCAACCCGTCGAACTGCACGGCGGCTTAGCTAA
- a CDS encoding class I SAM-dependent methyltransferase produces the protein MTPEPAKVSGADDRHYYLCSHCSLIFVDPDHHLSLDDERAYYGTHHNSIEQVGYVNFLNRVIKPTLPYLDNTMCGLDYGCGPGPTLSELVKRQGIDCEDYDPIFLDVPLRSPYDFIFATECFEHFYHPRQDIHRIHSLLKPGGVLGIMTDRWVSLDHFATWHYTTDPTHTSFYHETTFEFLCDHLGFETLWSDETRVIILRRLT, from the coding sequence TTGACCCCTGAGCCAGCGAAGGTTAGCGGTGCAGACGATCGCCACTACTATCTCTGTAGCCACTGCTCACTGATTTTTGTCGATCCTGACCATCACCTGTCCCTTGATGACGAACGAGCCTACTACGGCACCCATCATAACAGCATTGAGCAAGTTGGGTATGTGAACTTTCTAAATCGCGTCATCAAGCCAACCTTGCCTTATCTAGATAACACCATGTGTGGGCTAGACTACGGCTGTGGCCCTGGGCCTACCCTGTCGGAGCTGGTCAAACGGCAAGGTATCGACTGTGAGGATTACGATCCCATCTTTTTGGATGTTCCCCTGCGATCGCCCTATGATTTTATCTTCGCAACCGAGTGTTTTGAGCATTTCTACCATCCCAGACAAGATATTCATCGCATTCATAGCCTGCTTAAACCAGGCGGAGTGTTAGGGATTATGACCGATCGCTGGGTTAGCCTGGATCACTTTGCCACATGGCACTACACCACAGACCCGACCCATACCTCGTTCTACCATGAAACAACCTTCGAGTTTCTCTGCGATCATCTAGGATTTGAGACTCTCTGGAGTGATGAAACGAGGGTGATCATTTTGCGTCGGCTGACCTGA
- a CDS encoding PHP domain-containing protein, with amino-acid sequence MLDLHCHSTQSDGSLTPTQLVQEAIAAGLKVLSITDHDTLSGWDEAYQAAAGTSLTLVPGVELSTVHNGRSLHILGFYPNRQALEAPLRERVEGRHRRAQQMAENLAALGYPIILPRLSDTMAPGRPHIAAALVAAGYVRSPQEAFERWLGEDKPAHVAYEKFSAVDGIQLLRRCGAVPVWAHPYLFRGGPVPEVLPTLVEAGLMGLEVYHPNHAERDRRRLAAIGQRYGLLTTGGSDYHGPSPHGAGLNQLQLSLDLLPPLQEGARSLHADQGLDFHLN; translated from the coding sequence ATGCTAGATCTCCATTGCCACAGCACCCAGTCCGACGGCAGCCTTACCCCAACCCAGCTTGTGCAGGAGGCGATCGCTGCCGGACTCAAGGTTCTGTCGATCACCGACCATGACACCCTCTCGGGCTGGGATGAGGCCTACCAAGCTGCTGCTGGCACATCCCTGACCCTAGTGCCAGGGGTGGAACTGAGTACGGTGCATAATGGGCGATCGCTGCATATTCTGGGCTTCTATCCCAATCGTCAGGCGTTGGAAGCGCCGCTGCGAGAGCGGGTGGAGGGACGACACCGCCGCGCTCAGCAGATGGCTGAAAACTTGGCCGCGCTTGGCTATCCCATTATTCTCCCCCGCCTATCAGACACGATGGCTCCGGGCCGTCCCCATATTGCAGCGGCGCTGGTGGCAGCCGGTTATGTGCGATCGCCCCAGGAAGCTTTTGAGCGCTGGCTAGGGGAAGATAAGCCTGCCCATGTGGCCTATGAAAAATTTTCAGCTGTTGACGGTATTCAGCTTCTGCGACGCTGTGGTGCGGTGCCGGTTTGGGCCCATCCTTATCTATTTCGGGGCGGCCCCGTACCGGAGGTGTTACCCACCTTGGTGGAAGCTGGATTGATGGGTCTTGAAGTCTATCATCCTAACCATGCAGAACGCGATCGCCGTCGGCTGGCAGCTATTGGTCAGCGCTATGGCTTACTGACCACCGGAGGTAGTGACTATCACGGCCCCTCACCCCACGGAGCTGGACTCAATCAATTGCAGCTTTCCCTCGATTTGCTACCTCCTCTGCAAGAAGGGGCGCGATCGCTCCATGCTGATCAAGGACTAGATTTTCACCTAAATTAA